The following are encoded in a window of Lichenicola cladoniae genomic DNA:
- the alaS gene encoding alanine--tRNA ligase, with product MASSNDIRATFLDYFARHDHQVVPSSPLVPRNDPTLLFTNAGMVQFKNVFTGQETRSYNRAATAQKVVRAGGKHNDLDNVGYTARHHTFFEMLGNFSFGDYFKPLAIEFAWNLLTREFALPADRLLVTVYSEDDEAALLWKRIAGLPDSRIIRIPTSDNFWRMGDTGPCGPCSEIFFDHGDHIPGGPPGSPDEDGDRFVEIWNLVFMQYFEDPPGTRTPLPRPSIDTGLGLERFAAILQGKHDNYDTDTLRSLILASAEATGQDPDGPFKTSHRVVADHLRSSSFLIADGVLPAKDGRGYVLRRIMRRAMRHLHMMGTTEPVFYKLVPTLIRQMGAAYPELVQTEQLIRETMRLEEDRFKALLERGLSLLTDETERLGEDQALPGDVAFKLYDTFGFPLDLTQDALRERGRSVDLAGFETAMHAQRTRARAAWAGSGDAATEQVWFELREQVGNAEFLGYATEQADAQILALVAGGTSVTQAGEGDEVMVLLNQTPFYAESGGQVGDAGIISGQDFTIAVTDTQKKLGELFVHVGRVTHGTAMVGAAVTALVDHARRGDIRAHHSATHLLHEALRRRLGTHVNQKGSLNAPDRLRFDVAQPRPITAEELALVETEVNEKIRENSEVTTRLMTPEQAVAQGAMALFGEKYGDEVRVISMGEPIDAGKNAYSIELCGGTHVRRTGDIGLFRITSESGVSAGVRRIEAVTGRAAEHAALLTEARLNQVAGLLRVPAAEAVDRLSVLLEERRGLERQISELQRKIATGAAGAATIEQVGDVAFSGRNLGEIPAKELKGLAEEIGRGLESGVVALISTADGKASVVVWVSPDLTARLDAVTLVREASAAVGGKGGGGRRELAQAGGPDAGRAEEALQAVRQGIIQGSAS from the coding sequence ATGGCTTCCAGCAACGACATTCGCGCCACCTTCCTCGACTACTTCGCGCGCCACGACCATCAGGTGGTGCCGAGCAGTCCGTTGGTGCCGCGCAACGACCCGACCCTGCTGTTCACCAACGCAGGCATGGTCCAGTTCAAGAACGTCTTTACCGGCCAGGAAACCCGGTCGTACAATCGTGCCGCGACGGCACAGAAGGTGGTCCGCGCCGGCGGCAAGCATAACGACCTGGACAATGTCGGCTACACCGCCCGGCATCATACCTTCTTCGAAATGCTCGGGAATTTCTCGTTCGGCGACTACTTCAAGCCGCTTGCCATCGAGTTCGCCTGGAACCTGCTGACCCGGGAGTTCGCCCTGCCGGCGGACCGGCTGCTGGTGACGGTGTATTCCGAGGACGACGAGGCCGCCCTGCTGTGGAAACGCATCGCCGGACTGCCCGACAGCCGGATCATCCGCATTCCCACCTCCGACAATTTCTGGCGCATGGGCGATACCGGCCCGTGCGGTCCCTGCTCCGAGATCTTCTTCGACCATGGCGACCATATCCCGGGCGGCCCGCCGGGCAGCCCCGACGAGGATGGCGACCGGTTCGTGGAGATCTGGAACCTGGTCTTCATGCAGTATTTCGAGGACCCGCCGGGCACCCGCACGCCGCTGCCGCGCCCCTCGATCGATACCGGCCTGGGGCTCGAGCGCTTCGCGGCGATCCTGCAGGGCAAGCACGACAACTACGACACCGACACACTGCGCTCGCTGATCCTGGCATCCGCCGAGGCGACCGGACAGGATCCCGACGGGCCGTTCAAGACCAGCCACCGCGTGGTCGCGGACCATCTGCGTTCATCCTCGTTCCTGATCGCCGACGGGGTGCTGCCGGCCAAGGACGGACGCGGCTACGTGCTGCGCCGGATCATGCGCCGGGCCATGCGCCATCTGCACATGATGGGCACCACCGAGCCGGTCTTCTACAAGCTGGTGCCGACGCTGATACGCCAGATGGGTGCCGCCTATCCCGAGCTGGTGCAGACCGAACAGCTCATCCGCGAGACGATGCGGCTCGAGGAGGACCGGTTCAAGGCGCTGCTGGAGCGCGGCCTGTCGCTGCTCACCGACGAGACCGAACGCCTTGGCGAAGACCAGGCGCTTCCCGGCGACGTCGCCTTCAAGCTCTACGACACCTTCGGCTTCCCGCTCGACCTGACCCAGGACGCCTTGCGGGAGCGCGGCCGGTCGGTGGATCTGGCCGGGTTCGAGACGGCAATGCATGCACAGCGCACCCGCGCCCGCGCCGCCTGGGCCGGATCGGGCGATGCCGCCACCGAACAGGTCTGGTTCGAGCTGCGCGAGCAGGTCGGCAACGCCGAGTTCCTGGGCTACGCCACCGAGCAGGCCGATGCGCAGATCCTCGCCCTGGTCGCCGGCGGTACGTCGGTCACCCAGGCCGGCGAAGGCGATGAGGTCATGGTGCTGCTCAACCAGACCCCGTTCTATGCCGAGAGCGGCGGACAGGTCGGCGATGCCGGGATAATCTCGGGCCAGGACTTCACCATCGCCGTCACCGACACCCAGAAGAAGCTGGGCGAGCTGTTCGTGCATGTCGGCCGGGTCACGCACGGAACGGCCATGGTCGGCGCGGCGGTGACCGCACTGGTGGATCACGCGCGGCGCGGGGACATACGTGCCCATCATTCGGCCACCCACCTGCTGCACGAGGCGCTGCGGCGCCGGCTCGGCACGCATGTGAACCAGAAGGGCAGCCTGAACGCGCCCGACCGCCTGCGCTTCGACGTGGCTCAGCCGCGTCCGATCACCGCCGAGGAACTCGCCCTGGTCGAGACCGAGGTGAACGAGAAGATCCGCGAGAACAGCGAGGTCACCACCCGGCTGATGACTCCGGAGCAGGCGGTCGCCCAGGGCGCGATGGCGCTGTTCGGCGAAAAATACGGCGACGAGGTGCGGGTCATCTCGATGGGCGAGCCGATCGACGCTGGCAAGAATGCCTATTCGATCGAGCTCTGCGGCGGCACCCATGTCCGCCGCACCGGCGATATCGGCCTGTTCCGGATCACCTCGGAAAGTGGAGTCTCGGCCGGCGTGCGCCGGATCGAGGCGGTCACCGGCCGTGCTGCCGAGCATGCGGCCCTGCTGACCGAAGCCCGTCTGAACCAGGTGGCCGGGCTGCTCCGCGTGCCGGCGGCCGAAGCGGTCGACCGCCTCTCGGTGCTGCTGGAGGAACGCCGCGGTCTCGAGCGGCAGATCTCGGAGCTGCAGCGCAAGATCGCCACCGGCGCGGCGGGCGCGGCCACGATCGAACAGGTCGGCGACGTCGCCTTCTCCGGCCGCAATCTGGGCGAGATCCCGGCGAAGGAGCTCAAGGGCCTCGCCGAGGAGATCGGACGCGGGCTTGAATCCGGTGTGGTGGCGCTGATCTCGACGGCGGACGGCAAGGCGAGCGTGGTGGTGTGGGTTTCGCCCGACCTGACCGCGCGTCTCGACGCGGTGACGCTGGTGCGCGAGGCCAGCGCCGCGGTCGGCGGCAAGGGCGGTGGTGGCCGGCGTGAGCTCGCCCAGGCAGGGGGCCCGGATGCCGGACGCGCCGAAGAGGCGCTGCAGGCTGTGCGCCAGGGCATCATCCAGGGATCCGCATCCTGA
- a CDS encoding MAPEG family protein: protein MQFAYWMLLLAALLPYILTGIAKAGTASDNSAPRLDAERLKGWRQRAEWAHRNHFEAFPAFAAAVLVAELAHAAQNRIDWLAGIFVLLRIGYSVAYIANRASLRSACWAGGIVCVIALFCIGA, encoded by the coding sequence ATGCAATTCGCCTACTGGATGCTGCTGCTCGCGGCGTTGCTACCCTACATCCTGACCGGCATCGCCAAGGCCGGGACGGCCAGCGACAACTCGGCGCCGCGGCTCGATGCCGAGCGCCTGAAAGGATGGCGGCAACGCGCGGAGTGGGCACACCGCAACCATTTCGAGGCATTCCCGGCCTTCGCCGCCGCGGTGCTGGTCGCCGAACTCGCCCATGCCGCCCAGAACCGGATCGACTGGCTGGCCGGTATCTTCGTCCTGCTCCGGATCGGATACAGCGTGGCCTACATCGCGAACCGGGCGTCGCTGCGATCGGCCTGCTGGGCCGGCGGCATCGTCTGCGTGATCGCGCTGTTCTGCATCGGCGCCTGA
- a CDS encoding SirB1 family protein, which produces MIEPGEALAAIGMLPDVEIDPGPAAIQLARLDASGSDWHAASEHLSVLARDAVAVGAVMSGRSQEARIGALAGLIHAHHGYRGDIEHYDDLDNANLVKVIERRRGLPVALGVLWLHCIRAAGWDGHGIDFPGHFLVALVAGSDRGADGRHDSGTATRHSRQQRRMLIDPFGNGASIGSVQLLSMLPQSGGEDIPLQPGMTRAMATRDVLLRLQRNLVQRRLLAGDLKAALRSLEGMLLIAPDVMSSWLDAAELNHGLGRVSEARNCLERVVDKVPGSDAARHAQARLDAWRRSGD; this is translated from the coding sequence ATGATTGAACCGGGAGAGGCACTGGCGGCGATCGGCATGCTGCCCGACGTCGAGATCGATCCCGGCCCTGCGGCGATACAGCTGGCCCGGCTCGACGCATCGGGCAGCGACTGGCATGCGGCGTCCGAGCATCTGTCCGTCCTGGCGCGCGACGCGGTCGCTGTCGGGGCCGTCATGTCGGGTCGTTCCCAGGAGGCTCGCATCGGCGCCCTGGCCGGGCTCATCCATGCGCATCATGGCTACCGTGGCGACATCGAGCATTATGACGACCTGGACAATGCCAATCTGGTCAAGGTCATCGAGCGGCGTCGCGGGCTGCCGGTGGCACTCGGCGTGCTCTGGCTGCACTGCATCCGCGCTGCCGGCTGGGACGGGCACGGCATCGATTTCCCCGGCCACTTCCTGGTCGCTTTGGTCGCCGGCTCGGATCGTGGTGCGGACGGACGCCACGATTCCGGGACCGCCACGCGGCATTCACGCCAGCAGAGGCGCATGCTGATCGATCCCTTCGGCAACGGGGCCTCGATCGGTAGCGTCCAGCTCCTGTCGATGCTGCCGCAGAGTGGCGGCGAGGACATCCCGCTCCAGCCGGGAATGACCAGGGCGATGGCGACCCGCGACGTGCTGCTCAGGCTGCAGCGCAACCTGGTGCAGCGCCGCCTACTGGCAGGCGACCTGAAGGCGGCCCTCCGCTCGCTCGAGGGCATGCTGCTGATCGCCCCGGACGTCATGTCGAGCTGGCTCGACGCGGCCGAGCTCAACCATGGGCTGGGTCGGGTTTCGGAAGCCCGGAACTGCCTGGAACGGGTAGTCGACAAGGTGCCGGGGAGCGATGCGGCCCGCCATGCCCAGGCCCGGCTCGATGCGTGGAGACGGTCCGGGGATTGA
- a CDS encoding spore photoproduct lyase family protein, translated as MPTDRNWIPKRVLVTPAALRFAHGDAMVERAAAAGAEIVRLSADRLSGLPDSYRDAKSTMAVVVASPSRRKPQPIPPSADWRFDLAEGCPAHCQYCYLAGSLSGPPIIRAYANLPEILAELTPLLGAGTITSRSEHRAAEGTTFECSCYTDPLGIEHLTGSLAACIGHFGMWDSPVQLRFTTKFDAVAPLLSLPHRGRTRIRFSLNSKGGERYEGGAPRMDRRLAALRAVAQAGYPVGLTIAPILPLPGWRLEYDQLLADVAAALDGIPTSDLTVELITHRFTDKSKSVLTGWYPGTSLPLDEADRTRKLTKFGTGKWVLPRAEMTTMRGVITDALAQRLPEARTLYWT; from the coding sequence ATGCCAACCGACCGAAACTGGATCCCGAAGCGCGTGCTGGTGACGCCGGCAGCCCTCCGGTTCGCGCATGGCGATGCCATGGTGGAACGTGCCGCCGCCGCCGGTGCCGAGATCGTCCGGCTGTCAGCCGATCGCCTGTCCGGACTGCCCGACAGCTACCGCGATGCCAAGAGCACCATGGCGGTGGTGGTGGCCTCGCCGAGCCGTCGCAAGCCGCAGCCGATCCCGCCCAGCGCCGACTGGCGCTTCGACTTGGCGGAAGGCTGCCCGGCTCATTGCCAGTACTGCTATCTCGCCGGCTCGCTCAGTGGCCCGCCGATCATCCGCGCCTATGCCAACCTGCCGGAAATCCTGGCCGAGCTGACGCCGCTGCTCGGCGCCGGCACCATCACGTCCCGGTCGGAGCATCGTGCCGCCGAGGGCACGACGTTCGAGTGCTCCTGCTACACCGATCCGCTCGGCATCGAGCATCTGACCGGTAGCTTGGCTGCCTGCATCGGTCATTTCGGCATGTGGGACTCGCCGGTGCAGCTCCGCTTCACCACCAAGTTCGATGCGGTCGCGCCGCTGCTGTCGCTGCCGCATCGCGGCCGCACCCGGATCAGGTTTTCCCTGAACTCGAAGGGCGGCGAGCGATACGAGGGCGGGGCGCCACGCATGGACCGTCGCCTGGCGGCGCTGCGCGCGGTGGCGCAGGCGGGCTACCCGGTCGGGCTCACGATCGCGCCGATCCTACCGCTTCCGGGCTGGCGCCTGGAATACGACCAGCTGCTGGCGGACGTGGCGGCGGCGCTCGACGGGATCCCGACCTCCGACCTGACCGTCGAGCTGATCACCCACCGGTTCACCGACAAGTCGAAGTCGGTGCTGACAGGCTGGTATCCCGGCACCAGCCTGCCGCTAGACGAGGCCGACCGGACCCGGAAGCTGACCAAGTTCGGCACCGGCAAGTGGGTGCTGCCGCGTGCCGAGATGACCACGATGCGCGGCGTGATTACCGATGCGCTGGCGCAACGCCTGCCGGAAGCGCGAACGCTCTACTGGACCTGA
- a CDS encoding cystathionine gamma-synthase family protein, translating to MSDDRSRQRTIGSHVLHPETLMLGYGYDPALSEGAVKPPVFLTSTFVFRSAEEGRDYFDVVAGRKPAPSGGAGLVYSRFNHPNSEIVENRMAIQEGAEAALLFSAGMAAISTCLLATTRPGDVILHSQPLYGGTETLLTRTFKAWGIGTIGFLNGLDRASIEEAAERAMQAGRVSAIMVETPSNPLNTLVDLALVASVRDLIAERQGHRPVLMCDNTMMGPIFQAPLLHGVDIVIYSLTKYVGGHSDLIGGAAVGSLEMLRPVRLLRGAIGTQLDPHSCWMIGRSLETLALRMHQAARNADKVAAFLDRHPRVEHVFALGMARAGDPAAELYARQCSGPGSTFSIEIAGGQAEAFRVLNALVIFKLAVSLGGTESLVSHPASTTHSGVPAEIRRSAGVSDGLIRLSIGIEHPDDLIADLTQALATLETAAS from the coding sequence ATGAGCGACGACCGCAGCCGCCAGCGTACGATCGGCAGTCACGTACTGCATCCCGAAACGCTGATGCTTGGCTATGGCTACGACCCTGCCCTTTCGGAGGGTGCGGTGAAGCCGCCGGTGTTCCTGACCTCGACCTTCGTATTCAGGTCCGCCGAGGAAGGCCGTGACTATTTCGATGTGGTTGCCGGTCGCAAGCCCGCTCCTTCGGGCGGGGCGGGGCTGGTCTATTCCCGCTTCAACCATCCCAACAGCGAGATCGTCGAGAACCGGATGGCGATCCAGGAAGGCGCCGAGGCCGCACTCCTGTTCAGCGCCGGCATGGCTGCGATCTCCACCTGCCTGCTCGCGACGACGCGTCCGGGCGACGTAATTTTGCACAGCCAGCCGCTTTATGGCGGCACCGAGACCCTGCTGACCCGCACCTTCAAGGCCTGGGGCATCGGGACCATCGGCTTCCTCAACGGGCTGGATCGCGCCTCGATCGAGGAGGCCGCCGAACGTGCGATGCAGGCCGGCCGGGTGTCGGCGATCATGGTCGAGACGCCTTCCAACCCGCTCAACACCCTGGTCGACCTGGCCCTGGTCGCCTCGGTGCGCGACCTGATCGCCGAGCGGCAGGGCCATCGTCCCGTCCTGATGTGCGACAACACCATGATGGGGCCGATCTTCCAGGCGCCGCTGCTGCACGGCGTGGATATCGTCATCTATTCGCTCACCAAGTATGTCGGCGGGCACAGCGACCTGATCGGCGGCGCCGCGGTCGGCTCGCTGGAGATGCTTCGCCCGGTCAGGCTGCTGCGCGGCGCGATCGGCACCCAGCTCGATCCCCATAGTTGCTGGATGATCGGCCGGTCGCTGGAAACCCTTGCGCTGCGGATGCACCAGGCCGCGCGCAATGCGGACAAGGTCGCGGCATTCCTGGACCGGCACCCGCGAGTCGAGCACGTGTTCGCGCTGGGCATGGCCCGCGCCGGCGATCCGGCGGCCGAACTCTATGCGAGGCAATGCAGCGGCCCGGGCTCGACCTTCAGCATCGAGATCGCCGGCGGCCAGGCGGAGGCTTTCCGGGTGCTGAACGCGCTGGTGATCTTCAAGCTTGCGGTCAGCCTCGGCGGCACCGAGTCGCTGGTCAGCCATCCCGCCTCGACCACCCATTCCGGTGTTCCCGCGGAGATCCGCCGCAGTGCCGGGGTCAGCGACGGGCTGATCCGGCTCAGCATCGGCATCGAGCATCCGGACGACCTGATCGCCGACCTGACGCAGGCGCTGGCGACCCTGGAAACGGCTGCGTCGTAG
- a CDS encoding GtrA family protein, which produces MSETVLNLFEPSLPGEPPAPDAVSVDAVLAASLPEKGGLLPIATQFLKFGTVGAFGFLWDASTVYALRPFIGFVAATFAAYFIAATMNWVLNRLWTFRGRGSQDSLFRQWLNFLGANGFGFVLNRSTVFALAWSIPFCLAYPVVALAAGSLAGMCANFTLSRRLVFR; this is translated from the coding sequence GTGAGCGAGACCGTCCTGAACCTGTTCGAGCCATCCCTGCCGGGCGAGCCTCCGGCGCCCGACGCGGTGTCGGTCGATGCGGTGCTCGCTGCGAGCCTTCCCGAAAAGGGCGGGCTGCTTCCGATCGCGACACAGTTCCTGAAGTTCGGGACCGTCGGGGCATTCGGGTTCCTGTGGGATGCGTCGACCGTGTATGCGCTGCGACCGTTCATCGGCTTCGTCGCAGCCACCTTCGCCGCATACTTCATTGCGGCGACGATGAACTGGGTCCTCAACCGGCTCTGGACCTTCCGCGGCCGCGGCAGCCAGGACAGCCTGTTCAGGCAGTGGCTGAACTTCCTCGGCGCCAACGGTTTCGGCTTCGTACTGAACCGAAGCACGGTATTCGCGCTCGCCTGGTCGATCCCGTTCTGCCTGGCCTATCCGGTCGTCGCCCTGGCCGCCGGGTCGCTGGCCGGCATGTGCGCGAACTTCACCCTGTCGCGCAGACTGGTGTTCCGCTAG
- a CDS encoding OmpA family protein, with protein sequence MRLRTALLATTLLAASSVAAMAQPIVGPYVSLGAGYNLRQSQGAHYSPGTVADGSNGRAGGSKSTFRFGDGFDGSGSAGWGFGNGLRAELQGAYYMNNVNHRSGTVAPGTTTGHAESYGALVNVLYDIDLARFGLAVPITPYVGVGAGYMWNHLSPFTTQYANGNIDRTGGTNGSFAYQGIVGAAYNIAPVPGLALTAEYRFLGQLDQEAYQSTSYTPRGIHKGNADFNDQFNHSFMLGVRYAFNTAPPPPPPPAPVVPAAPPAEARTYLVFFDWDRSELTGRAREIVAQAAQASTHVQTTRIEVNGYTDTSSIHGGARGARYNQGLSVRRATSVKAELIRDGVPGTAIDIHGYGESHPLVATGPNTREPQNRRVEIILH encoded by the coding sequence ATGCGTCTGCGCACTGCACTACTTGCAACAACACTACTGGCGGCGAGCTCCGTCGCCGCGATGGCTCAGCCGATCGTCGGCCCGTATGTCAGCCTCGGCGCCGGCTACAACCTGCGCCAGAGCCAGGGCGCTCATTACAGCCCGGGCACGGTTGCCGACGGTTCGAACGGCCGCGCCGGCGGCTCCAAGTCGACGTTCCGTTTCGGTGACGGCTTCGATGGTTCCGGTTCAGCTGGCTGGGGCTTCGGCAACGGCCTCCGCGCCGAGCTTCAGGGCGCCTACTACATGAACAACGTGAACCACCGCAGCGGCACCGTCGCTCCAGGCACCACCACCGGTCACGCCGAGAGCTACGGCGCCCTCGTGAACGTGCTGTACGACATCGATCTGGCCCGCTTCGGCCTGGCTGTTCCGATCACCCCGTATGTCGGCGTCGGCGCCGGCTACATGTGGAACCACCTGTCGCCGTTCACCACCCAGTATGCCAATGGCAACATTGATCGTACCGGTGGCACCAACGGTTCGTTCGCCTACCAGGGTATCGTCGGTGCGGCTTACAACATCGCCCCGGTCCCCGGCCTGGCGCTGACCGCCGAGTATCGCTTCCTCGGCCAGCTCGATCAGGAGGCCTATCAGTCGACGTCCTACACGCCGCGTGGCATCCACAAGGGCAATGCGGACTTCAACGACCAGTTCAACCACAGCTTCATGCTGGGTGTTCGTTACGCATTCAACACCGCCCCGCCGCCGCCGCCGCCGCCTGCTCCGGTCGTCCCGGCAGCTCCGCCGGCCGAGGCACGCACCTACCTGGTCTTCTTCGACTGGGATCGTTCTGAGCTGACCGGCCGCGCTCGCGAGATCGTTGCCCAGGCCGCGCAGGCGTCGACCCACGTGCAGACCACCCGCATCGAAGTCAACGGCTACACGGACACCTCGTCCATCCATGGCGGCGCTCGTGGCGCTCGCTACAACCAGGGCCTCTCCGTCCGTCGCGCCACCAGCGTGAAGGCCGAACTGATCCGCGACGGCGTGCCCGGCACGGCGATCGACATCCACGGCTACGGCGAGAGCCATCCGCTGGTTGCGACCGGACCGAACACCCGCGAGCCGCAGAACCGTCGCGTCGAAATCATCCTTCACTGA
- the aroB gene encoding 3-dehydroquinate synthase produces the protein MSRPLETLPSPAADVTWPSGVEAGCLAARPGELPQPPDSSGPAAPQRSIVLVGLMGAGKTTVGRRLASRLGLPFRDADAEVELAAGFTIAELFARYGEAEFRRGEQGVIRRLLSGPPIVLATGGGAFMDPVTRHAIRRDAVSVWLRCPLEVLVRRVSGRGHRPLLAEGRPREILSALIERRHPVYAEADLIVDCNDDGVERTTDLVHRAVTGRVPPERVEVSLSHARYDVMVGAGLVARAGALLTPVLPQKRVVVVTDETVAALHLPTLLASLAETGIDAESIIVPPGEGSKSLACFGMVTDRLLALGIERRTAVIALGGGVIGDLAGFAAASVMRGLPFVQIPTTLLAQVDSSVGGKTGINTSAGKNLLGAFHQPIAVVADTDMLATLPIRELRAGYAEILKAGLIADPDLFEWCEANGAAVLAGDPAIQADAVRRACRFKAGVVGDDEREEKPDNGRALLNLGHTFAHALEAEMRFDGRLLHGEAVGIGLLLAFRLSVRLGLCPAADADRVEAHLRRLGMKTTIDDCGCALSASALAAHMQRDKKMRDGRISFVLVHRIGQAFTSRDIASSAVIELLQSQGCIVENMSLRLKKP, from the coding sequence ATGTCACGCCCGCTCGAAACGCTGCCTTCGCCTGCCGCGGACGTCACCTGGCCGTCCGGCGTCGAGGCCGGCTGCCTTGCGGCCCGGCCGGGTGAATTGCCGCAACCGCCCGACAGTTCGGGCCCGGCGGCACCCCAACGATCGATCGTCCTGGTCGGGCTGATGGGTGCGGGCAAGACCACTGTCGGACGCCGGCTGGCCAGCCGGCTCGGGCTGCCGTTCCGTGATGCCGATGCCGAAGTCGAGCTGGCTGCCGGGTTCACCATTGCCGAGTTGTTCGCGCGTTACGGCGAGGCCGAGTTCCGCCGCGGCGAGCAGGGCGTGATCCGCCGCCTGCTGAGCGGACCGCCGATCGTGCTGGCGACCGGCGGCGGCGCCTTCATGGATCCGGTCACCCGCCATGCCATCCGCCGAGACGCAGTCAGCGTCTGGCTGCGCTGCCCGCTGGAGGTGCTGGTGCGCCGGGTCAGCGGTCGCGGCCACCGTCCGCTGCTGGCTGAAGGCCGCCCACGCGAGATCCTTTCGGCGCTGATCGAGCGCCGCCACCCCGTTTATGCCGAGGCTGACCTGATCGTGGATTGCAACGACGACGGCGTTGAACGCACTACCGACCTCGTACACCGGGCGGTCACCGGCCGGGTGCCGCCGGAACGGGTCGAGGTTTCGCTGTCGCACGCGCGCTACGACGTGATGGTCGGAGCCGGGCTGGTGGCACGGGCAGGCGCGCTCCTGACGCCAGTGCTGCCGCAGAAGCGCGTCGTGGTGGTGACCGACGAGACTGTCGCTGCACTCCACCTGCCGACGTTGCTGGCCTCCCTCGCCGAGACCGGGATCGACGCGGAGTCGATCATCGTCCCGCCTGGGGAGGGGTCGAAGAGCCTCGCCTGCTTCGGCATGGTGACCGATCGCCTGCTTGCTCTGGGCATCGAGCGGCGAACCGCCGTGATCGCGCTCGGCGGCGGCGTCATCGGCGATCTCGCGGGATTCGCGGCCGCTTCGGTGATGCGCGGTCTGCCGTTCGTGCAGATTCCGACCACTTTGCTGGCCCAGGTCGATTCGAGCGTCGGCGGCAAGACCGGGATCAACACGAGTGCCGGCAAGAACCTGCTCGGTGCGTTCCACCAGCCGATCGCGGTCGTGGCCGACACCGACATGCTCGCCACCCTGCCGATTCGCGAGTTGCGTGCCGGCTACGCCGAGATCCTCAAGGCCGGGCTGATCGCCGATCCGGACCTGTTCGAGTGGTGCGAGGCGAACGGTGCCGCAGTACTGGCAGGCGATCCGGCGATCCAGGCGGACGCGGTCCGCCGGGCCTGCCGCTTCAAGGCCGGCGTGGTCGGCGACGACGAGCGCGAGGAGAAACCGGATAACGGCCGGGCCCTGCTCAATCTCGGGCACACCTTCGCGCATGCGCTGGAAGCGGAAATGCGGTTCGACGGCCGCCTGCTGCATGGCGAGGCGGTCGGGATCGGCTTGCTGTTGGCATTCAGGCTCTCGGTGCGGCTGGGCCTGTGTCCTGCAGCGGATGCGGACCGGGTCGAGGCGCATCTGCGCCGGCTCGGCATGAAAACGACCATCGACGATTGCGGCTGCGCCCTCTCGGCGTCGGCGCTCGCAGCGCATATGCAGCGTGACAAAAAGATGCGCGACGGCCGGATATCGTTCGTTCTTGTCCATAGAATTGGACAGGCATTCACCTCGCGCGACATTGCGTCATCAGCGGTAATAGAGTTGTTGCAGTCGCAAGGCTGTATTGTTGAAAACATGTCACTTAGGTTAAAAAAACCGTAA
- a CDS encoding tyrosine recombinase: MTRAGLSSDGRHHEAFLEMLSAERGAAPNTLKAYHADLTDFAAHATAAGESASGASASTLASYMAGLARAGLSARTAARRLSCLRQFHRFLAREGLREDDPTAKLEAPRAGQTLPRFLSEAEVAALLRAAGPSGGLPERRQKLALAALEILYATGLRISEMLALRRDALSGDGQVLLVRGKGGRERIVPLSDEARKAAQELVASRVPSAPGRVDRPYLFAGRDPKRAMTRQGFDLVLHETAIRAGLDPLHLSPHVLRHSFASHMLAHGADLRSLQRLLGHADIATTQIYTHVLAERLQRLVELHHPLAVAARSQASNGGASTGGTSQPPELC, encoded by the coding sequence ATGACCCGGGCCGGACTATCCTCGGACGGACGTCACCATGAAGCGTTTCTCGAGATGCTGTCGGCCGAACGCGGCGCTGCGCCGAACACCCTGAAGGCCTACCACGCCGACCTGACCGACTTCGCGGCGCACGCCACTGCAGCCGGCGAGAGCGCGTCGGGCGCATCGGCAAGCACGCTGGCCTCCTATATGGCAGGACTCGCCCGGGCCGGGCTTTCGGCACGGACGGCGGCCCGGAGATTGTCCTGCCTGCGACAGTTCCACCGCTTCCTGGCGCGCGAGGGACTGCGGGAGGATGATCCGACCGCGAAGCTGGAAGCGCCGCGGGCCGGCCAGACCCTGCCGCGCTTCCTGAGCGAAGCCGAGGTGGCGGCCTTGCTGCGCGCCGCCGGTCCGTCCGGCGGCCTGCCCGAGCGGCGGCAGAAACTGGCCCTGGCGGCACTCGAGATCCTTTACGCGACCGGGCTGCGTATCTCGGAGATGCTGGCGCTCCGCCGCGACGCGCTCTCCGGCGATGGGCAGGTGCTGCTGGTGCGCGGCAAGGGCGGGCGCGAACGGATCGTGCCGTTGTCCGACGAGGCGCGGAAGGCGGCGCAGGAGCTGGTCGCGAGTCGCGTTCCTTCGGCGCCGGGCCGGGTCGATAGACCGTACCTGTTCGCCGGCCGCGACCCGAAACGGGCGATGACGCGACAGGGGTTCGACCTGGTCCTGCACGAGACGGCGATCAGGGCCGGGCTGGATCCGCTCCATCTGTCGCCGCATGTGCTGCGACACTCGTTCGCCAGCCACATGCTGGCGCATGGCGCCGACCTGCGCAGCCTGCAACGGCTGCTGGGTCATGCGGACATCGCGACCACGCAGATCTATACGCATGTGCTGGCGGAACGACTGCAGCGCCTGGTCGAGCTGCATCATCCGCTCGCGGTGGCCGCACGGAGCCAGGCTTCGAATGGCGGCGCTTCCACGGGTGGGACTTCGCAACCACCGGAACTGTGCTAA